The following are encoded in a window of Paenibacillaceae bacterium GAS479 genomic DNA:
- a CDS encoding MFS transporter, CP family, cyanate transporter, with the protein MNSLPRVTRSRREIWLTIAGILLIAANMRAAITSVGPLINQISSSYQLSSELSGLLTSMPLLAFAVMSLVAPRISERFGAERSLLYSLVLLIAGMLVRAIPGAPALFVGTALLGLAIAVSNVLLPSIIKRDFPTQIGLLTGSYSVTMSMFAAIASGAAVPLSSMPGWDWNLSLLVWVLLAVIALVAWLPRSLKAKPVGTLRAPGSLSSMFRSPLAWRITFFMGLQSMTFYVTIAWLPAILHERGFSAAAGGWMLSLMQLVSLPTSFFLPVWASRMRTQLPLVLASGITSLSAYAGLLWGSTDLSVLWIILLGLSQGATISLALTFFGLRTRNAAEAARLSGMAQSFGYLLAALGPVLLGTLHDSFNSWNPVLVVLLLVSLTVLLLGLGAGRNRYVSPAETISTDSSPRPVG; encoded by the coding sequence ATGAATTCATTACCACGCGTCACCAGAAGCCGCAGAGAAATTTGGCTGACTATCGCAGGCATCCTTTTAATTGCCGCGAATATGCGCGCTGCCATCACCTCTGTCGGCCCGCTCATCAACCAAATCTCCAGCAGCTATCAACTAAGCAGCGAATTGTCCGGACTGCTTACCTCGATGCCTTTGCTTGCTTTCGCAGTTATGTCGCTCGTTGCTCCACGCATTTCCGAGCGCTTTGGTGCCGAACGCTCTCTCTTGTATAGCTTGGTACTTTTGATTGCCGGCATGCTCGTGCGGGCAATTCCCGGAGCGCCGGCATTGTTTGTTGGTACGGCACTGCTGGGGCTGGCAATTGCGGTCAGTAACGTCCTGCTGCCAAGTATAATCAAGCGTGACTTCCCGACTCAGATCGGCCTGCTGACCGGCTCTTATTCCGTTACGATGAGTATGTTCGCGGCTATTGCTTCCGGAGCTGCCGTGCCGCTCTCCTCCATGCCAGGTTGGGATTGGAACCTGTCGCTGCTTGTATGGGTATTGCTCGCAGTTATCGCGCTTGTCGCCTGGCTGCCCCGTAGTTTGAAAGCAAAACCCGTTGGTACTTTGCGCGCTCCCGGCTCACTTTCCAGTATGTTCCGCTCCCCGCTCGCTTGGCGGATCACATTTTTTATGGGTCTGCAATCGATGACTTTTTACGTTACAATCGCCTGGCTACCAGCGATTTTACACGAGCGCGGCTTCAGCGCTGCTGCCGGCGGATGGATGCTGTCGCTCATGCAGCTTGTCAGCTTGCCAACTTCGTTTTTCCTTCCCGTGTGGGCCAGCCGCATGCGCACTCAACTGCCGCTTGTTCTTGCCTCAGGCATCACATCGCTTAGTGCATACGCAGGTCTGCTCTGGGGATCAACCGATCTTTCCGTGCTGTGGATCATTCTGCTCGGTCTAAGCCAAGGCGCTACAATTTCGCTTGCGCTGACATTTTTCGGACTGCGTACACGCAACGCCGCCGAGGCAGCCCGGTTGTCCGGTATGGCTCAATCGTTTGGTTACTTACTCGCTGCCCTCGGCCCCGTCCTGCTGGGTACGCTGCATGATAGCTTCAACTCCTGGAACCCAGTACTTGTCGTGCTGCTGCTAGTGTCGCTGACCGTTTTGCTGCTCGGCCTCGGAGCTGGACGCAATCGCTACGTGTCCCCGGCTGAAACGATAAGTACTGACAGCAGCCCTCGTCCTGTCGGCTAA
- a CDS encoding stage V sporulation protein AC — MSRTSKGNDNGEYKKMVMSAKEYQAFAKNREPARSVVKNCIRAFLSGGLICLIGQGVQEFFMYTFHMDALKAGNPTVAVMILISVILTCLGVYDKIAQWAGAGSAVPVTGFANSMCSAALEHRSEGLVLGVGANMFKMAGSVIVFGVVAAFFVGIAHLIFGTGGMH; from the coding sequence ATGTCCAGGACGAGCAAGGGCAACGACAACGGTGAATACAAGAAAATGGTAATGTCAGCCAAGGAATATCAGGCTTTTGCCAAAAATAGAGAGCCGGCTCGATCAGTGGTCAAAAACTGCATTCGCGCCTTTTTATCAGGAGGCTTAATTTGCCTGATTGGTCAAGGTGTGCAGGAGTTTTTCATGTACACCTTCCATATGGATGCATTGAAGGCTGGCAATCCTACTGTAGCGGTGATGATTTTGATCTCGGTGATTCTGACTTGTCTCGGAGTTTATGACAAAATCGCTCAATGGGCCGGAGCCGGTTCCGCTGTACCTGTCACCGGCTTCGCTAACTCGATGTGCTCGGCGGCGCTCGAGCATCGCAGCGAAGGCCTTGTGCTCGGAGTCGGCGCCAATATGTTCAAGATGGCCGGGTCGGTCATCGTATTTGGCGTCGTTGCGGCCTTTTTTGTCGGCATCGCTCACTTGATTTTTGGCACGGGAGGAATGCATTGA
- a CDS encoding stage V sporulation protein AD, with protein MQKGKQTWWFENRPVIIGTATVVGPDEGDGPLAADFDLVHPELDMQQKSWEKAERLLLEQASDLAIKNAGISNEELEFFVGGDLMNQIISNTFAARSLGVPYIGVFGACSTSMESLAIASMIVNSGNGKHVLAGTCSHNCTAEKQFRYPTEYGSQKPPTAQYTITGAGAAIVAPSGSGPVVECATIGRIVDLGIKDPFNMGAAMAPAAVDTIQAHLNDTGRSPGDYDMIVTGDLASVGHRIATDLLKRNGVPMEQTVFNDCGLMIYDIARQKVQAGGSGCACSAVVTYGHLLKRLQRGEFKRILIVATGALLSPLSFQQGESIPCVAHAVSIERSEVQG; from the coding sequence ATGCAAAAGGGCAAACAAACCTGGTGGTTTGAAAATCGTCCTGTCATTATCGGCACTGCCACGGTTGTAGGGCCCGACGAAGGAGACGGGCCTTTGGCAGCCGACTTTGATCTTGTGCATCCTGAGCTGGATATGCAACAGAAAAGCTGGGAGAAGGCGGAACGGCTGCTGCTCGAGCAGGCATCCGATCTGGCGATCAAAAACGCTGGCATTAGCAATGAAGAGCTGGAGTTTTTCGTCGGAGGTGATCTGATGAATCAGATCATTAGCAATACGTTTGCAGCTCGCTCGCTAGGTGTGCCTTATATAGGGGTGTTCGGAGCTTGTTCTACTTCCATGGAATCACTGGCTATCGCCTCGATGATCGTTAATTCAGGCAACGGCAAACATGTGCTAGCCGGAACTTGCAGTCATAACTGCACAGCCGAAAAACAATTCCGTTATCCAACGGAGTACGGCTCACAGAAGCCGCCGACAGCGCAGTATACGATTACCGGGGCCGGAGCAGCTATCGTTGCACCCTCGGGTTCCGGTCCAGTCGTGGAATGCGCAACGATCGGCCGGATCGTGGATCTCGGCATTAAGGATCCGTTTAACATGGGAGCAGCGATGGCGCCGGCGGCTGTGGATACGATCCAGGCTCATTTAAATGACACCGGCCGATCTCCCGGCGACTACGACATGATTGTCACAGGAGACTTAGCTTCGGTAGGACATCGCATCGCCACCGACTTGCTGAAGCGCAACGGCGTGCCTATGGAGCAGACCGTTTTCAATGACTGCGGATTGATGATCTACGATATTGCTCGGCAAAAGGTGCAGGCTGGAGGAAGCGGCTGTGCTTGCTCAGCTGTTGTGACATACGGGCATCTGCTCAAGCGGCTGCAAAGGGGTGAGTTCAAGCGCATCCTTATCGTTGCGACGGGGGCGCTGCTGTCACCGCTGTCCTTCCAGCAGGGCGAAAGCATTCCATGCGTTGCTCATGCCGTATCCATTGAACGAAGCGAGGTGCAGGGATGA
- a CDS encoding stage V sporulation protein AE has product MIYLWAFIVGGAICVIGQLMFDVAKLTPAHTMSTFVVVGAIIDGFGWYEPLIDFAGAGMTVPITSFGNSLVHGALTELQTTGWIGVISGIFKITSAGISAAIIFSFLAALIIRPKG; this is encoded by the coding sequence ATGATTTATTTATGGGCTTTCATTGTGGGAGGAGCAATCTGCGTAATTGGTCAACTGATGTTCGATGTGGCCAAGCTGACTCCGGCACATACAATGTCTACGTTCGTCGTGGTTGGAGCGATTATCGACGGTTTCGGCTGGTACGAGCCATTGATTGACTTCGCCGGTGCCGGCATGACCGTGCCGATTACTAGCTTCGGCAACTCGCTCGTACACGGGGCGCTAACCGAGCTTCAAACGACCGGTTGGATCGGCGTCATCTCTGGCATCTTCAAGATTACGAGTGCGGGCATCAGCGCGGCGATCATCTTCTCATTTCTGGCTGCGCTGATCATCCGACCCAAAGGATGA
- a CDS encoding MoxR-like ATPase: protein MEVYAPDQQLCSAIRSNLQSVILGKEQEIELVLIALLAGGHLLLEDVPGTGKTQLVKALARSIGGDFRRIQCNPDLLPTDITGLTIYHPREEQFIFRPGPIMSHLVLADEINRATTKTQSALLEAMEESSVTVDGETYALPSPFILIATQNPIEFEGTYLLPEAQMDRFMMKLSLGYPGEADERRMVMARESGHPSDALTQVASIEKIIALQQQVERVHADEAVGDYLVRIVRGTREHEGVQLGASPRASVALMRAAKARALMEQREYIIPDDVKQLAPHVLSHRLMLQPSARLKGVRAETVVQDVIERTKAPVRLER from the coding sequence GTGGAAGTTTATGCGCCAGACCAGCAGTTATGTTCGGCCATTCGCAGCAATTTGCAATCTGTCATCCTTGGCAAGGAACAGGAGATCGAGCTTGTGCTGATCGCCTTGCTGGCCGGAGGCCATCTGCTGCTGGAGGACGTTCCCGGCACAGGAAAAACCCAGCTTGTCAAAGCTCTTGCCCGCTCCATTGGCGGCGATTTCCGGCGCATTCAATGCAACCCGGATTTACTGCCTACCGATATTACTGGACTAACCATTTATCATCCCCGGGAAGAGCAATTCATTTTTCGTCCCGGTCCGATCATGTCCCATCTCGTGCTTGCGGATGAGATTAACCGTGCTACGACAAAAACGCAATCCGCTCTGCTGGAGGCGATGGAGGAAAGTAGCGTAACGGTTGACGGAGAAACGTACGCCTTACCTTCGCCGTTTATCCTGATCGCTACGCAGAACCCGATTGAATTTGAAGGAACTTACCTGCTGCCAGAGGCGCAAATGGATCGCTTTATGATGAAGCTGTCGCTTGGTTATCCGGGTGAAGCCGACGAGCGGCGTATGGTCATGGCTCGCGAAAGCGGCCACCCTTCCGATGCGCTGACCCAAGTCGCTTCGATCGAGAAAATCATTGCGTTGCAGCAGCAGGTCGAACGTGTACATGCCGACGAGGCTGTCGGCGATTATCTCGTGCGGATCGTCCGCGGCACTCGCGAGCATGAAGGCGTTCAGCTCGGAGCCAGCCCCCGTGCTTCCGTTGCGCTTATGCGCGCGGCTAAGGCGCGCGCGCTCATGGAGCAGCGCGAGTACATTATCCCCGATGATGTGAAACAGCTGGCGCCGCATGTGTTATCCCATCGACTTATGCTGCAGCCGTCGGCCAGACTGAAGGGTGTTCGTGCGGAAACCGTCGTCCAGGATGTGATCGAGCGGACCAAAGCTCCGGTCCGACTGGAGCGCTGA
- a CDS encoding Uncharacterized conserved protein, DUF58 family, contains vWF domain: protein MRQPAAGRRPPNPTRRRLWLMAVLYVSSLMYMLFQGGRTPVMLFCIFNGLILYLILGYWSGIRRISGTRKAAAGGPGATSGLPGVAGSDNRLLAAGETLQVQLQLRLPGIYPVPYVLVMERLERNGGTAIPFEVSFVPNVKRAGIAEYETPPLRRGVYRFLPTVCITKDIFGFIEHTGSFHEEGSFSVRPRTITLYGWDRIRRGAKGHFSHASAPRSSRETTQINGIREFMPGDRLSRIHWGATAKTGQWKSKEFEREALPRTIVLLDAYRSADAGAAERFETAVSAAASLFEHGMRRGTSMGLWCSSAIPTALKARSGGDQLHRAMELLTEVDNNGSDKLAQAILRADPILDQGSMALLVTDAPLEEIRQTMNWLSRRNLNPVCIRVLAANHPLTASSQHEFIAAGAIYTIRSLEELPAALEGREVAADAGS, encoded by the coding sequence ATGAGGCAACCTGCTGCTGGACGCAGGCCACCGAACCCGACCCGCCGCCGACTGTGGCTTATGGCTGTCCTGTATGTTTCCAGCTTGATGTATATGCTGTTTCAAGGCGGCAGAACTCCGGTCATGCTTTTCTGCATTTTCAACGGTCTGATCCTTTATCTTATCCTTGGTTATTGGAGTGGTATTCGTCGTATTTCCGGCACGCGCAAGGCGGCGGCAGGCGGACCTGGGGCAACATCGGGACTGCCAGGCGTTGCTGGCTCGGACAATCGCTTGCTTGCCGCAGGCGAGACATTGCAGGTACAGCTTCAGCTTCGTCTGCCGGGCATCTATCCAGTCCCTTACGTGCTTGTCATGGAAAGGCTGGAGCGCAATGGAGGCACTGCGATACCGTTCGAAGTCAGCTTCGTTCCTAACGTAAAGCGAGCTGGCATTGCGGAATACGAGACGCCTCCACTGCGTCGAGGTGTCTATCGATTTCTCCCTACTGTATGTATAACCAAAGATATTTTTGGCTTTATCGAGCATACTGGTTCTTTCCATGAGGAGGGGAGTTTCTCGGTCCGTCCTCGAACGATTACGCTGTATGGCTGGGATCGTATCAGGCGTGGGGCAAAAGGACATTTCTCTCATGCTTCTGCGCCTCGTTCCTCACGAGAGACGACACAGATCAATGGTATTCGCGAATTCATGCCCGGCGATCGGCTGTCACGGATTCACTGGGGTGCTACGGCCAAAACCGGCCAATGGAAATCTAAAGAATTCGAACGCGAAGCGCTTCCTAGAACGATAGTGCTTCTAGATGCTTATCGCAGCGCCGATGCCGGTGCTGCGGAGAGGTTCGAGACGGCTGTGTCCGCAGCAGCCTCGCTGTTTGAGCATGGGATGAGACGCGGAACTTCAATGGGTCTGTGGTGCTCCTCCGCCATCCCGACGGCGCTCAAAGCAAGAAGCGGCGGCGACCAATTGCATCGCGCGATGGAGCTGCTGACTGAGGTCGACAACAACGGCTCGGATAAGCTCGCTCAGGCTATTTTGCGCGCAGACCCGATTCTTGACCAGGGCTCGATGGCACTGCTCGTTACAGATGCTCCTTTGGAGGAAATTCGTCAGACGATGAATTGGCTGTCGCGACGGAACCTGAATCCAGTCTGCATCAGGGTTCTTGCTGCCAACCATCCGCTTACCGCCTCAAGCCAGCATGAATTCATCGCTGCGGGCGCGATCTATACTATTCGCAGCCTTGAAGAGCTGCCTGCGGCGCTTGAAGGAAGGGAGGTGGCAGCAGATGCTGGAAGCTAA
- a CDS encoding shikimate dehydrogenase → MDTKLVGIPGLLVDSSTTLYGVIGDPIRQSKSPVMMNRAFRETGVNGVYAAFHVTPDRLGDFWLGVRAMGVRGVNVTIPHKLDVMKHLDYVDEGARLIGAVNTVVNNGGMLTGYNTDGIGYVRSLKEEAIPELKGKRIAVIGAGGAARGILYALLGEEPEHITVLNRTEERARELASVFASRGNIEALPTAGLAADEAIRNADLVVNTTSIGMYPYVDDLPVDVSLLRPDAVASDLIYNPLETAWLARARERGCRTHGGLGMFIYQGAYAFEYWTGLAAPATAMRETVLAALLAPPRPAEGANP, encoded by the coding sequence ATGGACACCAAGCTTGTAGGCATCCCGGGGTTGCTGGTGGATAGCTCGACGACGTTGTACGGAGTTATCGGCGATCCGATTCGGCAATCCAAATCACCGGTCATGATGAATCGGGCTTTCCGAGAAACAGGTGTAAATGGCGTTTATGCGGCATTTCATGTTACGCCGGACCGACTTGGCGATTTTTGGCTCGGTGTCCGGGCGATGGGCGTCCGTGGAGTCAATGTGACTATTCCGCACAAGCTTGATGTGATGAAACATCTGGACTATGTGGATGAGGGCGCGCGCTTGATCGGAGCGGTCAATACGGTCGTCAACAACGGCGGCATGCTGACCGGCTATAATACAGACGGCATCGGTTATGTTCGCTCTTTAAAGGAAGAGGCCATACCAGAGCTGAAAGGCAAGCGGATCGCAGTCATTGGCGCCGGCGGTGCAGCACGGGGCATCCTGTATGCGCTGCTTGGCGAGGAGCCTGAGCATATCACAGTGCTCAATCGCACGGAGGAGCGAGCACGTGAGCTGGCAAGCGTTTTTGCGAGCCGTGGCAACATCGAGGCGCTGCCGACGGCAGGATTGGCTGCGGATGAGGCGATCCGCAACGCGGATCTCGTCGTCAACACTACCTCCATCGGCATGTATCCTTATGTGGATGACCTGCCGGTGGATGTTTCACTGTTGCGGCCGGATGCGGTCGCCAGCGATTTGATTTATAACCCGCTGGAGACGGCTTGGCTGGCTCGCGCGAGGGAGCGCGGCTGCCGGACGCATGGCGGGCTTGGCATGTTTATTTATCAAGGCGCGTACGCCTTCGAATATTGGACGGGCCTTGCGGCGCCAGCAACAGCAATGAGAGAGACTGTGCTTGCAGCGCTGTTGGCACCACCGCGGCCGGCTGAGGGTGCTAACCCCTAG
- a CDS encoding RNA-binding protein: MTLTGKQKRHLRALAHHLTPIFQIGKGGMNENLVKHIEEAIEKRELLKVNLLNNCDEDAREVGAQLAEGSGSHLVQVIGKTIVLYKESTDYKTIVLPR, from the coding sequence ATGACACTGACAGGTAAACAAAAACGCCATCTTCGCGCGTTGGCCCATCATCTAACCCCGATTTTCCAAATCGGCAAGGGCGGCATGAACGAGAATTTGGTGAAGCATATTGAAGAAGCAATTGAGAAGCGCGAGCTGCTCAAGGTGAATCTGCTCAATAACTGCGACGAGGATGCTCGCGAGGTAGGCGCGCAACTGGCAGAGGGCTCCGGTTCTCATCTGGTGCAAGTCATCGGCAAGACGATCGTGCTGTACAAAGAGTCCACAGACTACAAAACGATTGTACTGCCTCGTTAA
- a CDS encoding nicotinate-nucleotide adenylyltransferase, giving the protein MRKIGLMGGTFDPIHIGHLVAAERSMEACGLEEVWFIPNAGPPLKDRAPGASPEERQLMVELAVKEHPAFRVLDLELKRGGVSYTYDTIEELQRLNSETEFHWIIGTDRILDLPRWHRIEELAARIRFIGVDRPDEVGRPSDLGEMPALPERLQERVIRVPIPQLAISSTAIRTRIGAGLSVRYLVPDAVQRYLIEKELYRLDG; this is encoded by the coding sequence ATGCGTAAAATTGGCTTGATGGGCGGAACGTTCGACCCAATCCATATCGGGCATCTTGTCGCCGCTGAGCGTTCCATGGAAGCCTGCGGCCTGGAGGAAGTCTGGTTCATCCCTAACGCGGGACCGCCGCTTAAGGATCGGGCACCAGGTGCTTCACCCGAGGAAAGGCAACTAATGGTGGAGCTCGCAGTGAAGGAGCATCCAGCGTTCCGCGTGCTGGACTTGGAACTGAAGCGCGGCGGGGTCAGCTATACGTATGATACGATAGAGGAGTTGCAACGACTGAACTCTGAGACGGAGTTCCACTGGATTATCGGTACGGATCGCATCCTTGATTTGCCCCGTTGGCATCGCATCGAGGAGCTTGCCGCCCGAATCCGCTTTATTGGCGTCGACCGTCCAGATGAAGTCGGACGGCCTTCCGATCTTGGAGAGATGCCAGCTTTGCCGGAACGGCTGCAAGAGCGCGTCATCCGTGTCCCGATTCCGCAGCTCGCTATCTCCTCGACGGCAATTCGCACTCGGATCGGCGCTGGTTTGTCGGTCCGTTATCTCGTACCGGATGCGGTTCAACGTTATTTGATCGAGAAGGAGCTGTACCGTCTTGATGGATAA
- a CDS encoding putative HD superfamily hydrolase of NAD metabolism — translation MDKQQLMASIRSGMPERRWQHVQGVIDTSIVLAERFGADPAKAELAAILHDLAKFWPVERMQEYVREDGVDLAVLNYDKELWHAPAGAWAAVKDYGIDDPEVLAAVRYHTSGREGMTLLERVVCLADYMEPGREFPGVDRIRELADSDLNAALIAGFDSTIRFLLEKGKRIYPLTVAARNDLIRTTTNTIFTAQGGN, via the coding sequence ATGGATAAGCAGCAGCTAATGGCATCGATTCGCTCTGGCATGCCGGAGCGGAGATGGCAGCATGTTCAAGGCGTCATTGACACCTCCATCGTGCTTGCGGAGCGCTTCGGCGCCGATCCGGCCAAGGCCGAGCTTGCCGCAATCTTGCATGATTTGGCGAAGTTCTGGCCGGTCGAGCGGATGCAGGAGTACGTCCGCGAGGATGGTGTCGATCTCGCCGTGCTGAATTATGACAAAGAGCTCTGGCATGCTCCAGCGGGAGCATGGGCGGCAGTCAAGGACTATGGCATCGATGATCCCGAGGTGCTTGCCGCGGTCCGCTACCATACATCCGGACGAGAAGGAATGACCCTGCTCGAGCGGGTCGTCTGCCTGGCGGACTACATGGAGCCAGGGCGAGAATTTCCCGGCGTCGACCGGATTCGAGAGCTGGCGGACAGTGATCTGAATGCTGCTTTGATCGCTGGGTTCGACTCGACGATTCGCTTTTTGCTAGAAAAGGGCAAGCGTATCTATCCGCTAACGGTCGCTGCCCGCAATGATCTTATTCGTACCACCACCAATACAATTTTCACAGCCCAAGGAGGCAACTGA
- a CDS encoding ribosome-associated protein, with the protein MALNSEQLLQAAVEAAEDKKASNIVALNLKEISLVADYFVICHGNSDTQVNAIATEIRKRALAGGVNVRGMEGMDTARWVLIDLGDVVVHVFHRDERDYYSLERLWSDAKVVEFA; encoded by the coding sequence ATGGCTCTTAATTCCGAACAACTGCTGCAAGCCGCTGTAGAAGCGGCTGAAGATAAAAAAGCGAGCAACATTGTTGCATTGAATCTTAAGGAAATTTCGCTTGTCGCGGACTACTTTGTCATCTGCCATGGTAATTCCGACACGCAGGTAAACGCAATCGCTACTGAAATCCGCAAACGCGCTCTAGCCGGCGGAGTTAACGTCCGTGGCATGGAAGGCATGGATACGGCTCGCTGGGTACTGATCGATCTTGGCGACGTTGTTGTGCATGTATTCCACCGTGATGAGCGGGATTACTACAGTCTGGAAAGGCTCTGGTCTGACGCCAAAGTCGTGGAGTTCGCATGA